One genomic region from Vannielia litorea encodes:
- a CDS encoding intermembrane transport protein PqiB, with protein sequence MSEAIDELKVQPGGGRRGISLVWVVPVLALVIAVGVAWQNYANQGTLIEVAFPNATGVHPDETELRYRDIAVGQVEEVRFTDALDQVIVSIRVDQEIAPFVDADSQFWLVRPVVTTQGVSGLDTVLSGVYIEGDWDGEAGTPAARFDALEKAPLLTGGQTGTLISLSSTAGLPPTATPILYRGVKVGELGESTIADDGQTIVADAVIFAPHDQLVSTTTRFWDVSGISFSLGAAGAKVDFSSLASLISGGVTFETLGSGGAQIEEGREFSLYADEQEARQSFLIDNEVGGIEFLAIFDQNLPGLRIGSAVQLGGVQIGEVTTITGVTDEARFGDGRVRLLTTLRLVPKRIGFTGNDDGNDEAAFVDFLERRVNEGLRARLANVALLTNELQVELFIAPGATSAILDRSADPFPQIPTVAPNVTDVTTTVQDLLKRIDNLPVEDVMSSAIAFLDASTKIVASEDSQAIPTEIAATLAELRETISSTRSLVESEEIAALPGEIAALSASLQDTANRINAIVVDVEEKAVVAQLTETIAAVGAAADTLPGLAKQASAVLSEAEKLSLQDLADRAEALLTSAEKVLDQDSTRALPEELNATLTELRSTLATLREGGLVENANATLASARGAAESVSKASESLPELSARLNRLAGQAGAAVDNYGRDGQAGRELSSALRQIEAAAAALERLARQIARNPNSLLIGR encoded by the coding sequence ATGAGCGAGGCGATCGACGAGTTGAAGGTGCAGCCCGGCGGCGGGCGCAGGGGTATCTCCCTTGTCTGGGTGGTGCCGGTGCTGGCGTTGGTTATCGCGGTCGGGGTAGCATGGCAGAACTACGCCAACCAAGGCACGCTGATCGAGGTGGCCTTCCCGAATGCGACCGGCGTGCACCCCGACGAAACCGAGCTGCGCTACCGTGACATTGCCGTGGGGCAGGTCGAGGAGGTGCGATTCACCGATGCGCTCGATCAGGTCATCGTCAGCATCCGGGTGGATCAGGAGATCGCGCCCTTCGTCGATGCAGACTCGCAGTTCTGGCTGGTGCGCCCCGTAGTGACCACGCAAGGGGTCTCGGGCCTCGATACGGTGCTCTCGGGCGTTTACATCGAGGGCGACTGGGATGGCGAGGCAGGCACGCCAGCCGCCCGCTTCGATGCGCTGGAGAAGGCGCCGCTTTTGACCGGCGGGCAGACCGGCACGCTCATTTCCCTGAGCTCCACCGCGGGCCTGCCGCCCACGGCCACGCCGATCCTCTACCGGGGGGTCAAGGTCGGCGAGCTTGGCGAGTCGACCATTGCCGATGACGGCCAGACCATTGTGGCCGACGCGGTGATCTTTGCGCCGCATGACCAACTCGTCTCCACCACCACGCGGTTCTGGGATGTCTCCGGCATCAGCTTTTCGCTCGGGGCCGCCGGGGCGAAGGTGGACTTCTCCTCGCTGGCTTCGCTCATCTCCGGCGGTGTCACCTTCGAGACCCTCGGCTCCGGCGGGGCTCAGATCGAGGAGGGGCGGGAATTTTCGCTCTATGCCGATGAGCAGGAGGCGCGGCAGAGCTTCCTGATCGACAACGAGGTCGGCGGCATCGAGTTTCTGGCGATCTTCGACCAGAACCTTCCGGGCCTGCGCATCGGCTCGGCGGTTCAGCTGGGCGGCGTGCAGATCGGCGAGGTGACGACCATCACCGGCGTGACCGACGAGGCCCGCTTCGGCGATGGCCGGGTGCGGTTGCTCACCACCCTGCGGCTCGTGCCCAAGCGGATCGGCTTTACTGGAAACGATGACGGCAACGACGAGGCCGCCTTTGTCGACTTTCTCGAGCGCCGGGTGAACGAGGGGCTGCGGGCGCGGCTGGCCAATGTGGCGCTGCTGACCAATGAGCTTCAGGTCGAGCTCTTCATCGCGCCGGGGGCGACCTCGGCCATTCTGGACCGTTCGGCAGACCCCTTTCCGCAAATCCCGACCGTCGCGCCCAATGTGACCGATGTGACGACGACCGTGCAGGACCTGCTGAAACGGATCGATAACCTGCCGGTGGAGGATGTGATGTCGAGCGCCATCGCCTTCCTCGATGCCTCCACCAAGATCGTCGCCAGCGAAGACTCGCAAGCCATTCCGACCGAGATCGCCGCCACGCTGGCCGAGCTGCGTGAGACCATCTCAAGCACCCGCTCGCTGGTGGAATCCGAGGAAATCGCCGCGCTTCCGGGCGAGATCGCCGCGCTGTCGGCCAGCCTTCAGGACACGGCGAACCGGATCAACGCCATCGTGGTCGATGTCGAGGAAAAGGCCGTGGTCGCGCAGCTGACCGAGACCATCGCCGCCGTGGGCGCTGCTGCCGATACCCTGCCCGGCCTCGCCAAGCAGGCCAGCGCGGTGCTGAGCGAGGCCGAGAAGCTCTCGTTGCAGGACCTCGCCGACCGCGCCGAGGCGCTGCTCACCTCCGCCGAGAAAGTGCTCGACCAAGACAGCACGCGGGCGCTTCCAGAAGAGCTAAACGCCACGCTGACCGAGCTGCGCAGCACGCTCGCCACCCTGCGCGAAGGCGGGCTGGTGGAAAACGCCAATGCCACGCTGGCCTCTGCCCGGGGCGCGGCCGAGTCCGTCTCCAAGGCCAGCGAGTCGCTGCCCGAGCTGTCGGCCCGGCTGAACCGGCTCGCCGGGCAGGCCGGGGCAGCGGTTGATAACTACGGGCGCGATGGTCAGGCGGGGCGCGAGCTCTCCTCGGCGCTGCGCCAGATCGAGGCCGCCGCGGCGGCGCTCGAAAGGCTGGCCCGCCAGATCGCCCGAAACCCCAACTCCCTTCTGATCGGACGCTGA
- a CDS encoding paraquat-inducible protein A, with product MTTAREEGLVTCRTCARVWPGMAEACGRCGARLSSRDALSLQRVWAWWIAGVACYIPANLYPMLVTETLTSRSESTIIGGAIDIAKHGDLGIALIVLIASVFIPVVKFIAIAYLGLSVKLRSQQTPVGRMHLFEVIEFIGRWSMIDVFVVAILSALVQLSVVASIQPGPAALAFALSVIFTMFSAKSFDPRLIWDYLPTRAGSRAP from the coding sequence ATGACCACGGCACGCGAAGAGGGGCTGGTGACCTGCCGCACTTGCGCCCGGGTCTGGCCGGGCATGGCAGAGGCCTGCGGGCGCTGCGGCGCAAGGCTCTCCTCCCGCGATGCGCTGAGCCTGCAGCGGGTCTGGGCGTGGTGGATCGCCGGGGTGGCCTGCTACATCCCCGCCAACCTCTACCCGATGCTGGTGACCGAAACCCTCACCAGCCGCTCCGAAAGCACGATCATCGGCGGCGCCATCGACATTGCAAAGCACGGCGACCTTGGCATCGCGCTCATCGTGCTGATCGCCTCGGTCTTCATTCCGGTGGTGAAATTCATCGCCATCGCCTACCTCGGCCTGTCGGTGAAGCTGCGCTCACAGCAAACCCCGGTGGGCCGGATGCACCTGTTTGAAGTCATTGAGTTCATTGGGCGTTGGTCTATGATCGACGTTTTCGTGGTTGCCATTCTGAGTGCGCTGGTGCAGCTCTCGGTGGTGGCCTCCATCCAACCGGGGCCAGCTGCCCTCGCCTTTGCGCTGTCTGTGATCTTTACCATGTTCTCCGCCAAATCCTTCGATCCCCGCCTGATCTGGGACTACCTGCCCACCCGGGCCGGGAGCCGTGCGCCATGA
- a CDS encoding sugar phosphate isomerase/epimerase family protein: MPDISQLSINTATVRARYSLPEILEAVARNGIPAVSPWRDQIAETGLAETSRQIRDLGLKVSGVCRGGMFPASTPEGLAAALEDNRRAVDEAAELNADCLVLVCGGLPEGSRDLAAARVQVRDGIAALNDYARPAGVKLAIEPLHPMYCGDRSVVSTLGQALDLCDEIGGGIGVAADIYHIWWDPELEAQIARAGKDRLHAWHICDFKRETKDLLLDRGMMGDGLADIAMVRGWVEAQGYTGFHEVEIFSKDDWWTRDIDEVLQTCIARHREVC; the protein is encoded by the coding sequence ATGCCCGATATCTCGCAACTCTCGATCAACACCGCCACCGTGCGGGCGCGCTACAGCCTGCCGGAGATTCTGGAGGCGGTGGCCCGCAACGGCATTCCCGCCGTCTCGCCGTGGCGCGACCAGATTGCCGAGACCGGGCTGGCGGAGACCTCCCGCCAGATCCGCGACCTCGGGCTGAAGGTCTCCGGCGTCTGCCGGGGCGGAATGTTTCCGGCCAGCACGCCAGAGGGCCTCGCCGCCGCGCTTGAAGACAACCGCCGCGCCGTGGATGAGGCAGCCGAGTTGAACGCCGACTGCCTCGTGCTGGTCTGCGGCGGCTTGCCCGAAGGCTCGCGCGACCTTGCCGCCGCCCGGGTGCAGGTGCGCGATGGGATCGCGGCACTGAACGACTATGCCCGCCCCGCCGGGGTGAAGCTCGCCATCGAGCCGCTGCACCCGATGTATTGCGGCGACCGCTCGGTTGTCAGCACGCTCGGGCAAGCGCTCGACCTCTGCGACGAGATCGGCGGCGGCATCGGCGTGGCGGCGGATATCTATCACATCTGGTGGGACCCGGAGCTGGAAGCCCAGATCGCGCGGGCCGGGAAGGACCGCCTCCACGCCTGGCACATCTGCGATTTCAAGCGGGAGACCAAAGACCTGCTGCTTGATCGCGGGATGATGGGCGATGGCTTGGCCGATATCGCCATGGTCCGCGGCTGGGTCGAGGCGCAGGGCTACACAGGCTTCCATGAGGTCGAGATCTTCTCGAAGGACGATTGGTGGACCCGCGACATCGACGAGGTTTTGCAAACCTGCATCGCTAGGCACCGCGAGGTGTGTTGA
- a CDS encoding acyl-CoA dehydrogenase family protein, with protein MNFLEDDYQDIREGVQALCAQFSPEYHRKVDEQKAYPEDFVEALTREGWMAALIPEEYGGSGLGLTEASVIMEEINRAGGNSGACHGQMYNMNTLVRHGSEEQRQRILPKLASGELRLQSMGVTEPTTGTDTTQLKTTAVKKGDRYVINGQKVWISRVQHSDLMILLARTTPLAEVSKKSEGMSIFLVDIKEAMKGGMEVKPIANMVNHETNELFFDNLEIPEENLIGEEGKGFKYILTGLNAERTLIAAECIGDGYWFTDKVTAYVNERKVFGRPIGQNQGVQFPIAEAFIEVEAANLMRWKACALYDAGKPCGAEANMSKYLAAKASWEAANACIQFHGGFGFANEYDVERKFRETRLYQVAPISTNLILSYVAEHILGMPRSF; from the coding sequence ATGAATTTTCTCGAAGACGACTATCAGGACATCCGCGAAGGCGTGCAGGCGCTCTGTGCGCAGTTCTCGCCCGAGTATCACCGCAAGGTGGACGAGCAGAAGGCCTACCCGGAGGACTTTGTCGAGGCGCTCACCCGGGAGGGCTGGATGGCGGCGCTGATCCCCGAAGAGTATGGCGGCTCCGGCCTCGGGCTGACGGAAGCCTCGGTTATCATGGAAGAAATCAACCGCGCAGGGGGCAACTCGGGCGCCTGCCACGGCCAGATGTACAATATGAACACGCTTGTCAGGCACGGCTCCGAGGAGCAGCGCCAGCGTATCCTGCCCAAGCTGGCCTCGGGCGAGTTGCGGCTGCAAAGCATGGGCGTGACCGAGCCGACCACCGGCACCGACACGACCCAGCTAAAGACCACGGCCGTGAAAAAGGGCGACCGCTACGTGATCAACGGCCAGAAGGTCTGGATCAGCCGTGTTCAACACTCCGACCTGATGATCCTGCTCGCCCGCACCACGCCGCTGGCGGAGGTGAGCAAGAAGTCGGAGGGCATGTCGATCTTTTTGGTCGATATCAAGGAGGCGATGAAGGGCGGCATGGAAGTGAAGCCCATCGCCAATATGGTCAACCACGAGACCAACGAGCTCTTCTTCGACAACCTTGAAATCCCCGAGGAAAACCTGATCGGGGAGGAGGGCAAGGGTTTCAAATATATCCTCACCGGCCTCAATGCCGAGCGCACGCTGATCGCCGCCGAGTGCATTGGTGACGGCTACTGGTTCACCGACAAGGTGACCGCCTATGTGAACGAACGGAAGGTCTTTGGCCGGCCCATCGGCCAGAACCAGGGTGTGCAGTTCCCGATCGCAGAGGCCTTCATCGAGGTCGAGGCGGCCAACCTGATGCGCTGGAAGGCCTGCGCGCTTTATGATGCCGGCAAGCCCTGCGGCGCCGAGGCCAACATGTCCAAGTATCTCGCTGCCAAGGCGAGCTGGGAGGCCGCCAACGCCTGCATCCAGTTTCATGGCGGGTTCGGCTTTGCCAACGAGTATGATGTCGAGCGCAAGTTCCGCGAGACCCGGCTCTACCAAGTGGCGCCGATCTCGACCAACCTGATCCTAAGCTACGTGGCCGAGCATATCCTCGGCATGCCACGCTCGTTCTGA
- a CDS encoding Gfo/Idh/MocA family protein, protein MTEKRIGIIMHGVTGRMGYNQHLVRSVKAIMEDGGVVLKDGTRLMPDPIIVGRNATKIERLAKEEGIERWSDDLDACLANSDDTLFFDAGTTQMRGGLLRKAIEAGKAVYCEKPTSDDLGEALAVAKLAREKGIKNGVVQDKLFLPGIMKLKGLIDSGFFGRILSVRGEFGYWVFEGDWREAQRPSWNYRKDDGGGIILDMLCHWRYVLDHTFGAVKSVSCLGATHIPDRWDENGDHYTADADDAAYATFELEGGIIAQVNSSWCTRVQRDDLVTFHVDGTHGSAVAGLTSCVSQHRVNTPKPVWNPDVPNPLDFYKNWDEVPTTQIFTNGFRAQWEMFLRHVAEDAPWEFDLMAGARGVQLAQLGLQSWAERRWLDVPDLVA, encoded by the coding sequence ATGACTGAAAAACGTATCGGCATCATCATGCATGGTGTCACCGGGCGCATGGGCTACAACCAGCACCTCGTCCGCTCCGTGAAGGCGATCATGGAAGATGGCGGCGTGGTGCTGAAGGATGGCACCCGCCTCATGCCCGACCCGATCATCGTGGGCCGCAACGCTACCAAGATCGAGCGGCTGGCGAAGGAGGAGGGCATCGAGCGCTGGTCGGATGATCTGGATGCCTGCTTGGCAAACTCTGATGACACGCTGTTCTTCGACGCGGGCACCACGCAGATGCGGGGCGGGCTGCTGCGCAAGGCGATCGAGGCGGGCAAGGCGGTGTACTGCGAAAAGCCAACCTCGGACGATCTGGGCGAGGCGCTCGCCGTGGCCAAGCTGGCCCGCGAGAAAGGCATCAAGAACGGCGTGGTGCAAGACAAGCTCTTCCTTCCCGGCATCATGAAGCTAAAGGGCCTGATTGATAGCGGCTTTTTCGGGCGCATCCTCTCGGTGCGCGGCGAGTTCGGCTATTGGGTCTTCGAGGGTGACTGGCGCGAGGCGCAGCGGCCCTCGTGGAACTATCGCAAAGACGACGGCGGCGGGATCATCCTCGATATGCTCTGCCACTGGCGCTACGTGCTCGACCATACCTTCGGCGCGGTGAAGAGCGTGAGCTGCCTCGGGGCCACCCATATCCCCGACCGCTGGGATGAGAACGGCGATCACTACACGGCGGATGCCGATGATGCCGCCTATGCCACCTTCGAGTTGGAGGGCGGGATCATCGCGCAGGTCAACTCCTCGTGGTGCACCCGCGTGCAGCGCGACGATCTGGTTACCTTCCATGTCGATGGCACACACGGCTCTGCCGTGGCGGGCCTCACGAGTTGCGTGTCGCAGCACCGGGTCAACACGCCCAAGCCGGTCTGGAACCCCGATGTGCCCAACCCGCTGGATTTCTACAAAAACTGGGACGAGGTGCCGACCACGCAGATCTTCACCAACGGCTTCCGTGCGCAGTGGGAGATGTTCCTGCGGCACGTCGCCGAGGATGCGCCCTGGGAGTTTGACTTGATGGCAGGCGCGCGCGGCGTGCAGCTGGCGCAGCTGGGCTTGCAAAGCTGGGCCGAGCGGCGCTGGCTCGACGTGCCGGATCTGGTGGCCTGA
- a CDS encoding membrane integrity-associated transporter subunit PqiC, producing MPRLLALLAALALTACSGDDIRVAPGGQVAPAPPSERVGIRYGSVEVVLVTMPTYATTEEIMVAAEGGTLVPLGALWSDEPARAMTLQLARELGVVTGRVVAPEPWPFRDPADARIDVRVEDFHATRRGTFRVAGQYYVAPEDQGREVARGFAVEAPIQGELTASTVAAARTAAVGRLVVALARDGLR from the coding sequence ATGCCCCGTTTGCTCGCCCTGCTGGCCGCCCTCGCCCTTACCGCCTGCTCCGGAGACGATATCCGCGTGGCCCCCGGCGGGCAGGTCGCCCCCGCACCGCCCAGCGAGCGTGTTGGCATTCGCTATGGCAGCGTCGAGGTGGTGCTGGTCACCATGCCCACCTATGCCACCACCGAAGAGATCATGGTCGCCGCAGAAGGCGGCACGCTGGTGCCGCTGGGCGCGCTCTGGTCCGATGAACCGGCCCGCGCCATGACGCTCCAACTCGCGCGGGAGTTGGGCGTTGTCACCGGCCGTGTCGTTGCGCCCGAGCCCTGGCCCTTCCGCGACCCGGCGGATGCGCGGATCGACGTGCGGGTGGAAGATTTTCATGCCACACGGCGTGGCACCTTCCGCGTGGCCGGGCAGTATTACGTGGCACCTGAGGATCAGGGCCGCGAGGTTGCCCGTGGCTTTGCCGTGGAGGCGCCGATTCAGGGTGAGCTGACCGCTTCCACCGTGGCCGCCGCCCGCACCGCCGCCGTTGGTCGCCTCGTGGTGGCCCTTGCCCGCGACGGGCTGCGCTAG
- a CDS encoding dihydrodipicolinate synthase family protein, protein MAGLILPGPEGLAPYTPGAASDFAAPGVPMTRIAFAAAHVVADPLADVDPWLTPAIDWEATLAYRHHLWEHGFAVAEAMDTAQRGMGLGWEEAQELIRRSVAEARGVPGASVFSGVGTDHLVPSPELGIDAIIAAYLEQLAAVQGAGGRVILMASRALAAAAQSAEDYARVYAAVLAEATEPVIIHWLGDMFDPALAGYWGSDDIPTAMNTCLAILKENAGKIDGIKISLLSKEAEIDMRRRLPDGVRMYTGDDFNYAELIEGDEHGYSDALLGIFDAIAPAASAALKHLAAGNADRFNEILAPTVPLSRHIFKAPTRFYKTGVVFLAWLNGHQSHFTMVGGQESTRSTLHLAELFRLADKAGLLTDPDRASARMADLMRTRGVA, encoded by the coding sequence ATGGCGGGCCTCATCCTCCCCGGCCCGGAGGGGCTTGCCCCCTACACCCCCGGCGCGGCGTCCGACTTCGCCGCGCCGGGGGTGCCGATGACCCGCATCGCCTTTGCCGCCGCCCATGTCGTTGCCGACCCGCTGGCCGACGTGGACCCGTGGCTCACCCCGGCCATCGACTGGGAGGCGACGCTGGCCTACCGCCACCACCTTTGGGAGCACGGCTTTGCCGTGGCCGAGGCGATGGACACCGCGCAGCGCGGCATGGGGCTGGGCTGGGAGGAGGCGCAGGAGCTGATCCGCCGCTCGGTGGCCGAGGCCAGGGGCGTGCCGGGGGCATCGGTGTTCTCTGGCGTGGGCACCGATCATCTGGTCCCATCGCCCGAGCTTGGCATCGACGCGATCATCGCCGCCTACCTCGAACAGCTTGCGGCGGTTCAGGGGGCCGGGGGCCGGGTGATCCTGATGGCCAGCCGGGCGCTGGCGGCGGCGGCGCAATCCGCCGAGGATTACGCCCGCGTCTATGCTGCAGTGCTAGCCGAGGCGACCGAGCCCGTCATCATCCACTGGCTGGGGGATATGTTCGACCCGGCCCTCGCAGGCTACTGGGGCTCGGATGATATTCCGACCGCAATGAACACCTGCCTCGCGATCCTCAAGGAGAATGCGGGCAAGATTGACGGCATCAAGATCAGCCTGCTCTCCAAGGAAGCCGAGATCGACATGCGCCGCCGTTTGCCCGACGGGGTGCGGATGTATACCGGCGATGATTTCAACTATGCCGAGCTGATCGAGGGGGACGAGCACGGCTATTCCGACGCGCTCCTTGGTATCTTCGATGCCATCGCCCCGGCGGCCTCTGCGGCGCTCAAGCACCTCGCGGCGGGCAATGCCGACCGCTTCAATGAGATCCTTGCCCCCACCGTTCCGCTCTCGCGCCATATCTTCAAGGCGCCCACGCGGTTTTACAAAACAGGCGTGGTTTTTCTGGCCTGGCTCAACGGCCACCAGAGCCATTTCACCATGGTTGGCGGGCAGGAGAGCACCCGCTCGACGCTGCATCTGGCAGAGCTGTTCCGGCTGGCCGACAAGGCTGGCCTGCTGACCGACCCGGACCGTGCCTCTGCCCGCATGGCGGACCTGATGCGCACGCGCGGGGTGGCCTGA
- a CDS encoding CaiB/BaiF CoA transferase family protein encodes MTKDLEGLLVVSIEQAVAAPYLTGRLAEAGARVIKIEREEGDFARAYDHLVHGESAYFVWLNRGKESICLDLRAEADRAVLEVMIAKADVFVQNLAPGAIDRLGYAPETLRAANPRLITVSISGYGDEGPYAKLKAYDLLVQAESGLSAITGNEAGSARVGVSVCDIACGMTAHQAVLQALIGRGITGKGRHIAVSLFHALTDWMNVPYLQYAYGGKEPARNGLSHPTIAPYGAFAGSDDKLVLLSIQNEREWVKFCEGVLERPEIATDPKFSSNSARVANRAELDALICEIFAEQPRDALSDKLHAAGIANGRVSTMEDLARHPQNRYVEVETPTGPVRLLSPGALADGQVPEFGPVPALGEHTAALRAEFGESA; translated from the coding sequence ATGACAAAAGATCTCGAGGGCCTGCTGGTCGTCTCCATCGAGCAGGCGGTGGCCGCGCCCTACCTCACGGGCCGTCTGGCCGAGGCAGGGGCGCGTGTGATCAAGATCGAGCGCGAGGAGGGCGATTTTGCCCGCGCCTACGATCATCTGGTGCATGGCGAGAGCGCCTATTTCGTCTGGCTGAACCGGGGCAAGGAATCCATCTGCCTCGATCTGCGGGCGGAGGCCGACAGGGCGGTGCTGGAGGTAATGATCGCCAAGGCGGACGTGTTCGTGCAAAACCTCGCCCCCGGCGCCATCGACCGGCTGGGCTATGCGCCGGAGACCCTGCGTGCGGCCAACCCCCGGCTGATCACCGTGTCGATCTCGGGCTATGGCGACGAGGGGCCCTATGCGAAGTTGAAGGCCTATGACCTGCTGGTGCAGGCCGAGAGCGGCCTTTCTGCCATCACCGGCAACGAGGCGGGATCGGCCCGTGTGGGGGTGTCTGTCTGCGATATTGCCTGCGGGATGACGGCGCATCAGGCGGTGCTGCAGGCACTGATCGGGCGCGGCATCACCGGCAAGGGGCGGCACATCGCGGTGAGCCTCTTCCATGCCCTGACTGACTGGATGAACGTGCCCTATCTGCAATACGCCTATGGCGGGAAAGAGCCCGCGCGGAACGGCCTCAGCCACCCGACGATCGCGCCCTACGGCGCCTTTGCCGGGTCCGATGACAAGCTGGTGCTGCTCTCGATCCAGAACGAGCGCGAATGGGTTAAGTTTTGCGAAGGCGTGCTGGAGCGGCCAGAGATCGCGACCGACCCGAAGTTTTCCAGCAATTCCGCGCGCGTGGCGAACCGGGCAGAGCTGGATGCGCTCATTTGCGAGATCTTTGCCGAGCAGCCGCGCGACGCCCTGTCAGACAAGCTGCACGCGGCGGGCATCGCCAATGGGCGCGTAAGCACGATGGAGGATCTCGCTCGCCATCCGCAAAACCGCTACGTCGAGGTCGAAACGCCTACAGGCCCTGTGCGGCTCTTGTCGCCGGGCGCACTGGCGGACGGGCAGGTGCCGGAGTTCGGGCCGGTGCCCGCGCTGGGCGAGCACACGGCGGCGCTGCGGGCAGAGTTTGGCGAGAGCGCCTGA
- a CDS encoding LysR family transcriptional regulator: MDIRNLRYFLAIAEAPSLSVASQVLGVAQPSLSQNVQKMEEELGVRLLDRSPRGIRLTEEGRVLHAHAKRICADMERCVQDLRDLSETVSGTVSFGMPPSASMVLSVPLAETIRLEYPDIRLKVVEAISGYLTPWLDDGTVDMALIYDMKDIEKYEGTHVIDEELYFYSAPDAWPFKQPPDQPIPFSALSGVDMILPTSGLRNTIRRYEEAHDVALNVVIEMDAMQQIIELVARGSGYAIFAPAATQKQVERGELLQVPICQPVMTRPVQLVHHPERVSTRAGRTVEEVTLRIIRELVARGLWQGRVV; the protein is encoded by the coding sequence ATGGACATTCGCAACCTGCGTTACTTTCTGGCCATTGCCGAGGCGCCCTCGCTCTCGGTGGCCTCGCAGGTGCTGGGCGTGGCGCAGCCCTCGCTCTCGCAGAATGTGCAGAAGATGGAGGAGGAGCTGGGCGTCAGGCTGCTCGACCGCTCCCCGCGCGGCATCCGGCTGACCGAGGAGGGGCGGGTGCTGCACGCCCACGCCAAGCGCATCTGCGCCGACATGGAGCGCTGCGTGCAGGACTTGCGCGACCTCAGCGAAACGGTGAGCGGCACCGTCTCCTTCGGCATGCCGCCCTCGGCCTCGATGGTCCTCTCCGTTCCGCTGGCCGAGACCATCCGGCTCGAGTATCCCGACATCCGCCTGAAAGTGGTGGAGGCAATCAGCGGCTACCTGACCCCGTGGCTCGATGACGGCACGGTGGATATGGCGCTGATCTACGACATGAAGGATATCGAAAAATACGAGGGAACCCATGTCATCGACGAGGAGCTCTATTTCTACTCCGCGCCCGATGCCTGGCCCTTCAAGCAGCCGCCCGACCAGCCGATCCCCTTCAGCGCGCTGAGCGGGGTCGACATGATCCTGCCGACCAGCGGGCTGCGCAACACCATCCGGCGCTACGAAGAGGCCCATGACGTGGCGCTGAACGTGGTGATCGAGATGGACGCGATGCAGCAGATCATCGAGCTGGTGGCGCGCGGCTCGGGCTATGCGATCTTTGCCCCCGCCGCGACGCAGAAGCAGGTGGAGCGGGGCGAGCTTTTGCAGGTGCCGATCTGCCAGCCGGTGATGACCCGCCCGGTGCAGCTTGTGCACCACCCCGAACGGGTTTCTACCCGCGCCGGACGCACGGTGGAGGAGGTGACCCTGCGGATCATCCGCGAGTTGGTGGCGCGAGGGCTGTGGCAGGGCAGGGTGGTCTGA
- a CDS encoding MaoC family dehydratase N-terminal domain-containing protein, whose protein sequence is MTDTAPALESWVGRTETAEDTLDLRPARLMQSILPHSAPLQTGDVLPPLWNWLYFHQPAPLDQLGRDGHPKKGGFLPPVDLPRRMWAGGRFEFPGDLRIGEAVQKRSEILKVAQKEGRSGRLCFVTVEHRYLQGGETLWREEHDIVYREDPAPGQPKPAPAPAPEAFTEQEVVQPSIVMLFRYSALTFNGHRIHYDRPYCREVEGYPDLVFHGPLTATFLADFARRKSEGRMESFSFRAVSPLFDTADFGIYLSQNDGLTEAWACTPEGHLAMKAEARFS, encoded by the coding sequence ATGACAGACACCGCCCCCGCACTCGAAAGCTGGGTTGGCCGCACCGAGACGGCGGAAGACACGCTCGATCTGCGCCCGGCCCGGCTGATGCAGAGCATCCTGCCCCACAGCGCGCCGCTCCAGACCGGCGATGTGCTGCCGCCGCTGTGGAACTGGCTCTACTTTCACCAGCCCGCCCCGCTGGACCAGCTCGGGCGCGACGGCCACCCCAAGAAGGGCGGCTTTTTGCCCCCGGTGGACCTGCCGCGCCGCATGTGGGCGGGCGGGCGCTTCGAGTTTCCCGGTGATCTGCGGATTGGCGAGGCGGTGCAAAAACGCTCCGAAATCCTGAAGGTCGCACAGAAGGAAGGCCGCAGCGGCAGGCTCTGCTTTGTCACCGTCGAGCACCGCTACCTTCAGGGCGGTGAGACCCTCTGGCGCGAGGAGCATGATATCGTCTACCGCGAAGATCCCGCGCCCGGTCAGCCCAAGCCCGCCCCCGCCCCTGCGCCCGAGGCGTTCACCGAGCAGGAGGTGGTGCAGCCCTCCATCGTCATGCTCTTCCGCTACTCGGCGCTCACCTTCAACGGCCACCGCATTCACTACGACCGGCCCTATTGCCGCGAGGTGGAGGGCTACCCGGACCTCGTCTTCCACGGACCGCTGACCGCCACTTTCCTCGCCGATTTCGCCCGCCGCAAATCGGAAGGGCGGATGGAGAGCTTCAGCTTTCGGGCCGTCAGCCCGCTGTTCGATACCGCCGACTTCGGCATCTACCTGAGCCAGAATGATGGCCTGACAGAGGCCTGGGCCTGCACGCCCGAGGGCCACCTTGCGATGAAGGCCGAGGCGCGGTTCAGCTGA